From the Populus nigra chromosome 13, ddPopNigr1.1, whole genome shotgun sequence genome, the window CCACCAGTGATTCCAAGTTTACCGAAAGATCAAGCAAGCTTAGCTGACTGGGCACGAAAATGTTACCAAAGAGGAACCCTTGATCAGATCGTGGATCCACATTTAAAGGGCGAGGTTTCCCCTGTCTCTTTAAATAAGTTTGCAGAGATTGCTAACAGTTGCTTACATGGTCAAGGAATTGAACGCCCTAAAATGGGTGATGTCGTTTGGggccttgaatttgcattgcaGCTTCAACAAACTGCTGAGAAAAATGCCAACAGTGTAGATGGTCCTAATTTGCATTGCTCATAAATATTGATATTCCAAACTCGTTTCCATGATTCTGAActattaagggttttttttttcattttcaattgaattaatCGTGTGACAATgtcttctttttccttcataAGCCAATCTTTGTAGAACACAGGACAACAAAAGCTACCATGGAAAGGGAGAACAAAAAAacagacacaaaaaaaaatgaaccaaatctTCAGGTATAGAAGGCAAAATGCCACAAATCAAGACAGCTAAAACAACAGCCAAAAAGAGAGTCGGGACTACAGAGACGGAGACAGAAACGAGGCTATCCTAAGCACCATCCTCTAGTCTATCACTCGATTTTAGCCCTTCATAGTTCATACATAGACACCGAGCAAAACTAATCCCCAGCTTCCTAGAACAAAGGCATGGTTATTGATTctttcttcatcttcctcaatCGAATTTGCTGTGAAAAATCAGTGTTCCAAACACATACAGTGCGCCCCCAGATAAACCTTTAGATACAATGCCTGCCAGCTCCTATGAGCATTACCCAAATTGGATTTATCAACTTATCATTCATAGTCTCCACTAAACACAAATTTAACGTGATGTATTCTAATTAGATTTTGAGCTGCTCTACGCTATTCTCATGCATTAGATTACTATTCCTAGTATTCCAAACAAACACTTACAGATTGATAATTGCACAAccagaaaatagaaaaatcaagtaatagTTATTGCTCATTCCAATATGTTTTTCATTCCATAATTCTATCACATTACAGCAACCCATGATGGGGTTGTGTTCTCTCGTACATTTTCAGGTTTTCCTACACCCTCCTCAATATTTCCGAAACTCATTTGAGTATCCTTCAGATTTTGACAATCGATATTGTCTGCCTTTCTCAGCTTtgtagtgtttttcttttccttttttcaggAAATATAgactttttattataatcacGTCTTAAGGGTACTTTCTTTGTAAACTACCTTAGACGAAGTCTATAATATTCGATTGGATACTGCCAACgactttttattataatcatgTCTTATGGGTACTTTCTTTGTAAGCTACCTTTGACGAAGTCTATAATATTCGAATTGGATACTGCCAACGACTTGAAAGTCTTGCATGAGCTGAATTGCAATAGCATCAGTTTTCACCTcattaattctaaattttttcttaaacacaCATCCTTCACGGTATGCTTCATAACCACATCTAATTTTGATATCTTCTCATGGAGAtcactaattaaaaaatttgcatTTAAATCTTTTCCTTTGCCATCATTTTCATCATCCTcgtcaaattttaatatatgattcTGATTCTAGTccacaaaaaaactaaaattatcaaaaattttAGCTTCAATGTCATATTCATCCCAATCAAGTGCTTATTCATCCCAATCAAGtgctttatgttattttttatcactTCAATATTTAAGTACTTACTAGTTATATAATCCACGATTCACCGCGagtctgatatttttttatatataaaagtattgtATATGTAGATTTTTTCAATGCATTtctataattcaaaaaattaaagtgtAGATAAAAACGTTTGTGCATACATGTAATCAAGTAAACCAAGAACTATGTATACtaataaaaagtcattaacaatacctaaaaataaaatttaaaaattcaagagaTAGAtacaaatcaagatatttaatcttgtaaGACGGAGCATTTAACAATTATGTTtgctaaattttatttattacaatgtttttttattcaatcaaacgataatagaaatagaaaaacacattaaattaattgaataaaaaaaaatattatgcaacgctacacatattagaaatattatttaaaaataaatattttttgttttcaaaaatctAGTTCAtatatacaaaagataaaaaaaatataaataaattagaaaaacctttttaaaaattaaaaacataaccaGAAGATAATCATCATTTAAAAGagattctaaacaaaaaaaaagaggtattaatctaaatataaatgattttttattttataaaaaaacatataaaaagaaacattaattgaaaaaataagggaaaaataGATCAAATGTTGTTGGGCCTGACCCAATTCATTAGAGCTCGCCTAACGAAGCTCCTTTTTTTGTTGCACTTGGAGTGGATGACATGTCGTccacctctattttttttttttaattcagacAACACATCACCTGTTTAGATAGATAACGCGTCGTCTGATCTTGCCTAGATTCCAACTATTGTAGTGGTCGGAAAATCAGAACCCAagtttttttacccaaaaactcattttgacctaaaacacctataaaaaaaaaaaccttaaaaaccaTGATAAACTTATTCATAACctcaaaaaaaaccaaaaaagcctccaaaaaacataaatgaacctgaaaccaaaaatcaacctgagatcatatttgttttttcacgaactttaaaagtaaaaaaaaacatctaatatgAACTCTCCTagttaaaaagaattatttaatacAAATATCATCCTTTTTAATGCTCTAAATCAGTGTTAACGACATGATTCTCTCTCAACTACTAAAATCCAGTGACCTCTCTCAACCagggactaaaaaataacaagaataaactttcataccaaaattaaattgcaaaatATTGAGGTATCAAAATTgtataatctttatttttttttaaattcaaggaccaaaatgcatcattttcaaaacttaaagCACGCCACCATATTTGGTATCTTTTTCATTTAGATCCCTCTTCTTTCAATCactctttcataaaaaaatcaaaatcaattattttttaattagaactaaattgccaaataaaaagtttaagaaccaaattgaaaaacaaaaaattttgcaATCCATCCACAATAATGTACGAGAGAATGACTCatactttttagttttatactTAGGCCTTGTTGGAAACGGGGTTCAAACCGTGTTCCaccaaattttgaaaaaaaacatgcttaaaattattatttttttatattttaagatcgttttaatatactaatatcaaaaataattttaaaaaaataaaaatatatatattattttcatacatttctaaacaaaaaacactttaaaccacAATCACTACCACATTTTCAAACACACCTTTAACACCTTTAACGGTGTAGTTTGTTTCACTTCAATGaaacaagagagagaagaaatgtGCAGATTGTTTCAATCTGTCGAACCCAAAACGTGAGAACATTTCCAAGCATGAATCCCAAATCTCACTATCCACTTATGTTCATTGCTCCCTGAAATTAGACGAATATATCAATATGGATGATATGCATTACCTTCTgacattaaatacaaaaatcacaCCGCGATTCATTAGAATCCTAGCACAAGAACTGTTCTTCAGCAACAAAATCCTAGCACAAGAACTGTTTTGCTGCAACAGAATCCAACATCACCATCTAAATATCCAAGCTGGAAGCACTGTAACAATTATGCAAGCAGATGCACGGCATGCGAACTGCTGCAAATAACACCTTCAGTAAACAAAAGCATCTTTGGCTAGCTTTCACTCCGAGGAAGCCTGATGTATAATCCCTTCACCATTAAGAGCAATTTTCAGTAGTTGCTTTTTCTCATTGCTGATATTGCGGTAATGAGTGCTTAAATcaccaaaaccaaaataacCACCATTTTGAACAACCTGCAACTTTTGCATGTAACTAGAGAACCATGTATTGGAAATGAGTTCCAAAGAGTAATCAAACCTTATTATTGAAAAGAGATTTCATTCAGGTATACAAATGTTTCTGCCAAAGCACGTAACTCTGTGGTCTTCCAGATACTACACTAAAATTTCTCGAGTTCAAAATGGAAAAATCACAATATAATTGCAACGGATAAAATATTTTGCTACAAGAATACACTAGCTATGCAAGATGAAAAATGGATATGCCAGTGGAGCATCTAACTGACTCATTTATCCTAACCTTGTGTTCCTAGAGAGAGTAAAAGAATCGGTGCTTAGAATCTCAGGCAGATTAAAAAGTCTTTAAAATTCTGTAACTAATCCAGATTCAATAGGAGGTTCGCTCCTCAGTGGCAGTAATGCCAAAGACTAGACCAACAATATTGTATCAGGGTTGGGAATACAAGAAAAGTTTCTTCTGCATGTGTAAAAATGCCAACTCCAAAGATAACTTGATCAAGCCACCTTCAGAACCAAATCTCTACCATTGATCAATAGCAGGTTCACATCTATTCATCCTTTGCACACAACCGCTCTGAATggagaaaagaaaggaattcTCAAACTTAGCATATTGCAGACATACAAATAGATAGCAATTGCTTGAAGAACATCTtgcatagaaaaacaaatgcaatcaacaagcaaaataataataccAGCAAGAACAAACATAGTCAAGCTGACATGTGGTCTGATAGTAGATAGTAGGTCCTATATAAGACTAACtggaaaaatttatataatcaaaGCCTTGAAAAATGAACTATGGTCATTACCATTGAAGTTTCAAAAACAGGAGAGGCCCCGGTCAAATATCAGTAAATTGTTGGCTGACCATCCAAGTACCTTATAGCTCTCAGCcaataaaaatctcaatccCTAAAAAAGTATCTCAAAATTATGCTATAATAACTGTGTACTCTGATATTCCCTTACTTTAAACTACACAGGTGTCACCATAGATGAACATAGAACTTTGTGACTTCAATAAATAAGCAAATACATGAGGAAGGCCAGatgttaactatataaattaatacttCCTCAAGCCCATAATAAGTGTACTTTGGACAtcaaagaatttattaaaaaaaaaacaattacaaaaactTAATTCATAGCCAGTCATTACATCCATGATTTTAACTGATCTAAGCATTATGTAGCCCAAAGGCCATGCCAGTCATTACAGACACTTTACCGGTGATGGTGAAACCAGTCACTTACATTACATTACCTTTTTATACAGCATAAcatgatttttgtttcattttcctAGCCTTAAGcaaacatgagaaaaaatgtACAGATATTACTTGTGAGTGGAATTCCTCGTCGATtaggaaacaaaaaaatcaatatgtttatatataaaacacttgtgtcaaattttaaataaaagtcccagcaaaaaaccagaaaacaaaaggttatatttttacattCTTTCCTCCAACttatgaatttgaaaaagaGGTGGACACTAAGTAAAAGAGTGCTGGTATAGATGCAAAAGACAGAAATCCCAAACATTCACAAAGGTACTGCTAGTAAAAAGACAACGTAGAAAACTATGAAGCTGATTATGCTATTGAAAACAACAAAGGAGGACAAGTACTTTATTTCTTCCTAAGTGCACAACAACAATCTAATAAAGTTTGGTATGTTAATAGCACTTTCATTAAACCAGATGATATGTCTTCAGATTTAAAGATCATAGATGGAAAGTCTCTAGATATAAgagtatgattttttatattcacaAAGTTCAAGCAAAAAGTTATGTCTTTTCTAATTTGAAAAATGAACAAGGGAATGATTTTTTCACAGCATTCTAAGCCACCATTCATCTTCTAGGATTTGAACTAATTACATGAATTTCCAACCTGGAAATAATGTTCAGAAAGAGAAAAGGTAACACCATTTCATGAAGCACCAACACCAGACATGTTAACCGCTGATCTAAGCTTCCAAATTGCAAGAAGCATATTTTGACAGTATCTGAGGTAGTACAGTGAAGCCCCAAATTGGTACATGTATATAGAACACTGATTGCaccaaaattttacttgaatagtTTCAATTGTAAAATCTCTGTACAGCTTATAGACACCTATTGACCAGCTTCATGTTTCAGAGTTGCTCAAATATACCAACAATGGAGCAATGTGGGAACCTCCAATGCTCCAGTTAAGCATCCAAGTAGTCGAGGACCACAGGCAAAGAACAtacaataaaaatcattttattcattcaGTCCATTAAGGATTAATGGAATGAATGAATACTGTATGTTAATCTGACTGCAAACTCTACTTAGTCAGTATCTAAATGAGTGacaatacatttaaaaaaacaaggctCTCAGTCACATTAAAACAGAACAAATGAAGGTAAACCCAATTCATTCTTCCAGTTCAAATTATGTCAATCAAATGGATTCCAAAATGCAATTAACAGGGGGGGTGGAAAGAGTGCAGATACAAGGTTTAGGGGGTTCCAAACGGCGCTAATCGGACAAGGAGGAAAATAAGAGGTAGATTATGAAATGCAGTCAGGGACTTGCAAACCACATTGTTCTTTGAAGCCCCAAAATCAGAAAGTAGCAATGTTAAGATTCTCAAATTAGTAATctcattttctaaaaaaaaaatattggtaaaaGAGAAGGAACCCATACTCAAATATTCATAAGCTAATATCATTGTGGTTCCCCACGCTGACATGCTGAAAAATCTAGGACCCAACCCTCTGTAGAAGCCTGTCCAACCATCATCCTTAATCAAGCTTTTAACAACTTGTCTTGCAGAGCTTCTTCTTTCAAGACTCATCACCTAAAGAATAAAAACCACAAAGTTAGGAgaaaccatattaaaaaaaatgaactgcAAACATACAAGATACAAGCTTCTTTTAAGGTTGGATTGCAGGAAAATCCCCATTAAATTCAGATTGCAGGATGGAAaattcagaagaaaaaaaaaaccttgtagtTGTAAGCCTAAGCCCAAAACTTTATCATTGCACCAAGCAATGGCCTCCAAATTTACTTTTTTCACTTgactttttcaaaaaataattcagcaTTTATTTCAGGAGCATTTATATGagcaatatttctttttttaatgatgtttttccATCAAGTTAAAGTAAAACAAGGGAGTAAGTTCCCAAAAATAGGCAAGGATTCGGAAGAAACATAAACCCAATACAGAAAGCAGAACtggaaaaaaagttaaaattaaaaccaaCTAAGTGAGctgaatttaaatatatttagaaagaagaagaagaaatcctCATTTAGTTCAGAGGTTGGAGAATTCAGAGGCAACCTTGTGGTTATAAGCCCAAGCTCAAAACTTTATCATTGCACAAAGGAATGGCctccaaattttcttttttccacaaTCCATTTTCAGAAAAAAGACTTTAGCATTTATTTGAGGAGCAATTATAtgagcaatattttttttctcgatgATATTTTCTACCAAGTTAAAATTAAAGCAAGGATGTAAACTTcccaaaagaagaaaagggttaTAAAGAAAAATGGATCACATAGCACAAGTGGAACtggtaacaaataaaaattatcatctattgcaaaatatatatatatatatatatatatatatatatatatatttgcaagtGGATGCACTAAAAGTACaaggaaatatgaaaaaaatgagggcCATGGAGATGAGAAAGACTGCAGATAAATATTCAATTCAGCAAGCCATGgagaaaatattaaacatgAAATTGCAAAGCCAACTGCCAAACCATCCAGCTGGAAACTAAAGCTCCATGTCTTTATGTTTGGTCGAGTATTTGAAGCTAAAACTCACTGTTATGCTTTGATTATTCTTCTAGGAAGGTTAAATAGGCACTGGTTTACAGGTTGTGTGTACCCTTAAAACAAGACAGGTTCAGCTTCGAGTAGGTAGAATACCTGTAAGCGAGTCTTAATTGTATCCAAAGGGGTAGTGATGCAGGAAGCTGTAGCTCCCGCGATAATTCCTCCAGTTGCCTGAACTAGCATTATAGTTGACTCACTAGGAGCAGCTCCCTCGCGATCAGTACCCTGGCCTAAAAGCCTGCCCAAAAGAATCAGATAATATATCACTGGGAAATTAGATCATGCAATTTCATTGGAAAAAGTTGACAATGCACAAGTTCATAAACATGATTTGATTACAGCCATTCAACCTTTAGAATCCTGAAACAGTCTGTTCTTACTTTCATACTTGCATGCATGCAGCATAGCCACTTGGTGTGCTCCAAACCCAATACTGAGCAACCATTATACAATCAACTCCATTCCTAACCTTACAATGCTTCCTGTCTATCTATAACCATTATCAGTATGCCTATGTCTCATTTAAAGTCAGCTAATCATAACTATTTGAGACTTTTCACTGCAGCTGAGAAACCCTCCTCAGGGTAGTTGGAGGCCATTGATGATTGTGACAACTCAAATATGTTATAAGGAATAATGACTTCAGTTCAATCCATATCCTAATTCCCCAAACAAAAAATCTAAAGGCACATCATTATCTCTCGAATAAAGGACAGAAAAATGTTCAATAACTATTTCACCCAGgagattaaattgattgagcTCTTTATAAATGttgaaataaatggaaaaataagCAATGTCATCACATGTCTCACCTCCAGATGACACGTTGGCTTGAACCATAACTCGCCCACCATACAGCACTAGATGGTGAATAAGTCATGACTGATAGACCAAACCCCCTGTAAAATCCTCTGATGCCATCAGTCCTTATAATCTTGCGTGCAACATCCAGACCCCCATTATACTTCTCATGGCCAGAATATCCTTGCACCATCAACTTTTGGCTAATCTGAACAGAACCACTACAAAGAAATTCAGCATTTttgttaccttttttttctctgggaaaaaagaaaagaaagtagaGGATGGGTTAAGCATGTTGCAGATGTTAAATGCAAAACCTATTATGAAGTACTCATAAATTTTGTGCACCAGAGTTCATCTGATAATATGACAAACTCTTCACTTAATGGGTTTTAATCAGACACATAACACATTTGAATTGCATcctagtttaaaattttaagttgtcTCCTacataacataaaattcaaaccTCGGCGACTACATAAAATTCAAACCTCAATCTAGATAAATAAAAGTCACTTggatgcttctttttttttcgttcttACAATGGGATAAATactaaaaagaacaagaatcaCATACCACATCAATGGGAACAAAGACAGCTTGAGAACAAAGCGATGCTGACATGCCAGCAATGCCATTTGCTAAGGCTGCTTGTGAAGGTTCAGAGAATTTAAATGGCTCAACCATCTTAAAAGCAGCTGCTTTCGTGGTCTCCAATGCAGTAAGAAAGATAATTCTGGTAGGAATTGCACCAGTGACGACAGTACCAAATCCTCTATAGAGACCAGGAATCCCATCTGTTTTCAGTATCCCTCTAATAACAGAAGATGCACTTTTCTCAACAGTATCCTTCGTAGCAACCTGAAGTCTAGTTTTTATAACAGACATGGGATACAGTGCCACTGTCACTCCAGTAAATATACCGGCTCCTACAACATAAAACTTAGTCTTATCGAGCCTGCAAGATAACAGGTAGCGAAAATAAGCCAATGACGATGCAAATTTAGGATTCAAATGAgatataatgtaaaaaaaaaaaacaacaaccttCTCAAGTCTTGTATTTCGCATCATgaaaatattcattataatcACAAACGCTCCTAAacccaattaaagaaaaaggaaaggaaagacaTTCAAGTGACCTTACAATtcgtttcaaaaataaaaacagaaaccaCGCTCATCAAGCTGGTTTCTTGGATTCCTTAAACCATCCATAATAAATACAGTACTGATGCAAAAACATGAATATATATTGGAGCCATAAGCGAATGAAGCAAAAACCTCATGTGGGTCTGTCTATTCCAAAGTATccatttacaatatatataaaacaacaacaacaaaaaacaaataaattaagaaacccGTCAAGCCATTTTCATGTAATTACTGTTACCCGAGTCAAAATTTCTGCTTTTCCaagaaataatcataaaaaccaAGCGTACAAGGATCTTCATTTTCCGGttcaaaaaacaagataaaaagacAATATGATAAATCCATGATAATATAAATgagtgaagaagaaaagagaagggaatTACTTGTCCCAGTTGATCTCGGTGGTCTGTCCAAGCGATGATGCtgccatttgatttgatttggttgAATCTGAGGAGCTTTCAGAATACAACTctacaaaattaaatacaaaaaaatgggAAGGGAAAGGAAATCAAGAACGCattaatgtgtttatttttcaaagttataGCAAAAGATAATTCAattcttgaattgaattggTAAAAGCTAAAGAACTGCtgctacataaaaaaaaaattgaaagaaaaagaaaataaagaaagaatagtggacttttcttttatttatttatactcttttttattttattttattgcgcttattttcttatttaaaaaaaaaaacacttggagCGCAAACAAAGAAtggtcttgttttatttttatttttttattttcaattaagccgACGCGGCTATGGTTGACCCGGAAATTAGGTTTGGTTTGGACGGTGAGCTGATTGGAAGACGGTCAAATCATGTGGTTAAAGGTTTCATCCTGGGGCGGACCTATGCTGGCCCAGCATTTAGCATATGGATTTACctcttttatcatttaatatattgaaAACATTTTTATGTATAAACAAAGGTATAAtgaaagcttttattttttattttttaatttaccgagtttttttaattaaaaaaatttgtcctAAAGTGATTTTTACTTTCCATAAGTAGTCTTTTATTATAGAATCTCTAAAATCGGCTTTATATGTATTATTTACTTTGAAAATGAAgtgatatttcttttattttttattttttttcgtttaaagATCATTCACAAAgtattaactataaaaaatgaaaattacatggaattaataagttttaatAATATCTATGGGAAATATAGAGTTTCTCATCCAAATAATGCCAAAAAGTTAAAAACTCGAAATCTCATGGGCTCGATCAAAAATTTACTAGCTTTTACAAAAAGAGAGGCCGTGTATttcattatgattttatttgtttttgtatttttaaaatgtttttgaaaaaaattaaatttatttttttctttacttcaaattaatatttttttagtatttttttaatcattttgatgtgttgatatcaaaaataattttttaaaaataaaaaaaaatattttttaagcttttccgagtaaaaagcactttgaaaagcaaccacaaccacacttccaaacggCTCTATGTTAATGGAAAAGGACATTTGGTTCAAGATTGATATGGTTATTTTATAACatgcatagttttaaaactggaCCTGGTATAATGATCGAGTCACGAGTCAAATGAGTTGACctgggtcaacccaaaaaaaaaaagaattacattGGCTTTAAGTCTTTTGCGTGTGGCTTAGTGTTTAAAATCCGGGAATCGgattcttttcaaaagaaaagttgtTATTATCTCTCCGATAAAACTCTAAAAGCTGCCCACTATTGGTAAACACCGCCTCTTATCCCCCGCACCTACCTCCTTAGTCAAATCGAAGACCACAATCCACAAAACCACACCAATAAAAAAGACACcaattttctttctctcttatcCTTCATCCCCAAGATCCATATTTGGCTAACGTGTATCACTTCCTTAATCTCTCTAATTTGCCACCTTCACAATAAACACAACAAACCCAgtatttcattttctctctaatCTTCCCCACTCTTCGCCCTCAAAATCCTTCCTTTGCTAACGTGTGTCAATTTTCACCATGAAAGCCTTTAATCCATACTCGCACCCATGTTCGCACCAATAAAAATCGAATCGCCATCATCACCACAAGATCTGACCACCCTCCAAACAACTACTTAACAAACTCTCCCTGCACCGCCAATGCATCCATCCACCAACCCACGATGTCTGCCACCACCACCCGGCATGCATCTCTCACCCCATTGCATGCCGagaatattttaagatttaaggAGGAAGCAAAGGCAAATAAGCAATGACTGATTGATCtttttacttcttttatttataaaacttgGTATGACTTACCTTTAAGTCTTTTATGTGTGGCTTAAATTTCTCTGCTCTTTTCGGTCATTGATATGGCTTTGCAAATTAAAGAGTTTAGGTTTTTTATCTTCATGTTGCAAATGGTTTGACAGTAAAAGGCTGAAACAGTAACattttacttatatatatatatatatatatatatatatatatataagcactCGGGTCTCATCTGGGTTTACTCAGGTTGACCAGGTCGAACGAGTTTTGTTGGGTCCAATTCCTGgctgattttttcttaaacccggGTCGggtcaaattttaaaactatgataacatGACAtagcaataacaataaaaaaataaattaactaaaatgtAGCTTGATCGGTAAATAATCTAGGgttcatttatattaataacaagttttttatggaatttaa encodes:
- the LOC133671343 gene encoding uncharacterized protein LOC133671343 isoform X3 → MAASSLGQTTEINWDKLDKTKFYVVGAGIFTGVTVALYPMSVIKTRLQVATKDTVEKSASSVIRGILKTDGIPGLYRGFGTVVTGAIPTRIIFLTALETTKAAAFKMVEPFKFSEPSQAALANGIAGMSASLCSQAVFVPIDVISQKLMVQGYSGHEKYNGGLDVARKIIRTDGIRGFYRGFGLSVMTYSPSSAVWWASYGSSQRVIWRLLGQGTDREGAAPSESTIMLVQATGGIIAGATASCITTPLDTIKTRLQVMSLERRSSARQVVKSLIKDDGWTGFYRGLGPRFFSMSAWGTTMILAYEYLRIEIFIG
- the LOC133671343 gene encoding uncharacterized protein LOC133671343 isoform X2, with the protein product MAASSLGQTTEINWDKLDKTKFYVVGAGIFTGVTVALYPMSVIKTRLQVATKDTVEKSASSVIRGILKTDGIPGLYRGFGTVVTGAIPTRIIFLTALETTKAAAFKMVEPFKFSEPSQAALANGIAGMSASLCSQAVFVPIDVISQKLMVQGYSGHEKYNGGLDVARKIIRTDGIRGFYRGFGLSVMTYSPSSAVWWASYGSSQRVIWRLLGQGTDREGAAPSESTIMLVQATGGIIAGATASCITTPLDTIKTRLQVMSLERRSSARQVVKSLIKDDGWTGFYRGLGPRFFSMSAWGTTMILAYEYLKRLCAKDE
- the LOC133671343 gene encoding uncharacterized protein LOC133671343 isoform X1, whose protein sequence is MAASSLGQTTEINWDKLDKTKFYVVGAGIFTGVTVALYPMSVIKTRLQVATKDTVEKSASSVIRGILKTDGIPGLYRGFGTVVTGAIPTRIIFLTALETTKAAAFKMVEPFKFSEPSQAALANGIAGMSASLCSQAVFVPIDVISQKLMVQGYSGHEKYNGGLDVARKIIRTDGIRGFYRGFGLSVMTYSPSSAVWWASYGSSQRVIWRLLGQGTDREGAAPSESTIMLVQATGGIIAGATASCITTPLDTIKTRLQVMSLERRSSARQVVKSLIKDDGWTGFYRGLGPRFFSMSAWGTTMILAYEYLRIIHQASSE